The genomic region CATATCCAAGACGTGAACGATATTCCACAATTGCTACGTGATCAAATCGAACATTTCTTCGAAAACTACAAAACCCTTGAAAAAGGCAAGTGGGTAAAAGTAGAAGGTTGGGCGAACGCTGAAGAAGCGAAAAAAGCCATCGTTGAAGGCATAGAAGCTTACAACGCTCAGTAATTCGTTTGTTCTAAACGCTTTATTGTAGATATAAAAAAACCGATCCTGAGATCGGTTTTTTTTGTTTAGAGCCTTTGAGCCTAGTCTTGAGAATCTAAGAAGCGCTCTGCATCCAATGCCGCCATACAACCGGTTCCCGCAGAAGTGATTGCTTGACGATAAATGTGATCAGACACATCACCCGCCGCAAAAACACCTTCAACGCTAGTTTGAGTCGCATTACCATGCGTACCAGACTGAACCGTCAAGTAGCCATCTTTCATATCTAGCTGACCTTGGAAAATGTCAGTATTCGGCTTGTGACCGATAGCAACGAACAAACCAGCAACCGCAAGTTCTTTTTTCTCACCTGTTTGACTATTCTTGATACGAACACCCGTTACACCTGTGCTATCACCTAGTACTTCATCTAACTCAGAATGCCATTCAATTTTCACGTTACCGTTTTTCGCTTTTTCCATCAACTTGTCAGATAGAATCTTTTCAGAGCGGAATTTGTCACGACGGTGAATAACCGTAACGGTTTTCGCGATGTTAGCAAGGTAAAGCGCTTCTTCAACAGCGGTATTACCGCCACCAATAACAGCAACATCTTGGTTACGATAGAAGAATCCGTCACAAGTCGCACAAGCAGACACACCTTGGCCCATGTACTTTGTCTCACTTTCCATACCAAGATACTGAGCACTTGCGCCAGTAGAAATAATCAAAGCATCACAAGTGTAAACACCGCTGTCACCTTCCAAACGGAATGGACGGTTTTTTAAGTCGACTTTGTTAACGTGGTCAAAAATGATTTCTGTTTCAAAGCGCTCAGCGTGCTTGCGCATACGCTCCATCAATTCTGGACCTTGTACGCCTTGGTCATCACCTGGCCAGTTATCAACCTCGGTGGTCGTAGTCAACTGACCGCCCATTTGCATACCTGTAATCATCACAGGATTAAGGTTCGCACGAGCCGCATACACAGCTGCTGTGTAACCCGCTGGGCCAGAA from Marinomonas rhizomae harbors:
- the trxB gene encoding thioredoxin-disulfide reductase; amino-acid sequence: MSDVKHAKLMILGSGPAGYTAAVYAARANLNPVMITGMQMGGQLTTTTEVDNWPGDDQGVQGPELMERMRKHAERFETEIIFDHVNKVDLKNRPFRLEGDSGVYTCDALIISTGASAQYLGMESETKYMGQGVSACATCDGFFYRNQDVAVIGGGNTAVEEALYLANIAKTVTVIHRRDKFRSEKILSDKLMEKAKNGNVKIEWHSELDEVLGDSTGVTGVRIKNSQTGEKKELAVAGLFVAIGHKPNTDIFQGQLDMKDGYLTVQSGTHGNATQTSVEGVFAAGDVSDHIYRQAITSAGTGCMAALDAERFLDSQD